DNA from Clupea harengus chromosome 2, Ch_v2.0.2, whole genome shotgun sequence:
ACGGCCTGATAAGCAGATTTCGACAGGTTTTACTTTCTGTTGACTCTGCCACTCCTATTCCAGTCGTTTGTTTAACATACCCAGTTCACATGTCCTACGTGGTAGGCTACTCTCGAGGCGGACGTTAACGTACATCCAGGAACTGCCTCCTTGAGTCACTGTGAGTTGTCCTATGACTGACTGGCACTCGTCAGTAAGGGAATCTTCTCTGTCTGTGGATACATGGCAGGATAATTAGGATCGATATGCTGCATAGTCAGTAGTGGTAACATGGTTGGCACCTTAAGAGGAATGGAAAACTGCGAATGTCGAATGCAGAGTAAACAGCTGAATTCGAATGTCGAATGCAACAAACTATGCAACAATTCAAGAACAACTCGGAACTTCAGGAGGTAGCTATCAAGTCAGTACAGCACATTATTTTACCACTCGACAGATTTGCTACCTCATTGACGAACTCATTGAATGCTAAAACTTTTAAGTGTTCATGTAATTTTCAAGGAGCGTTTGACCACAGTTGCCTTAAGTAAGCTGGCCTGAGTGCAATGCCACGCAGACATGTCTCCGAAGGTAGGAGTGAAGTTTTGCATTGCAGAAGTCACTGCTTGAAGGAGTTGAAATAGCCTGTTTGGATACTAAATGTGTCGTCAAAATGAAAATAAGGAAATACTTTCGTGGCAGTGGGAGGGTTCTCGCATTCGTTTTCGTGGCATCTGTAATTTGGCTTCTTTTTGACATGGCAGCACTTCGAATATCAATCAATGATGTGAACAGTGAACTTTTGAAAGAGCTTGTAGTAAAAGAAAGAGCTGCTTTGAAAAGACAGGCCACGAGCCGAACACATGTAGAAAACAGACTATTCAAACACCCAGTGCAGAAAGTACCCGTAGACTTGGGGAACAATGTTAAAAATTCAAAGAAATACGGGAAGAATATGGGTGAAGTGTATCGTATGAAACAGAAGCCTGACATTAAGGAACACAATGTTGCACAGAATGCTGCACACCCAAAACCCGACAGAGTAACTTTACATTCGGCGAAAAGTGACACAAAAATCCCAGTAAACCATGTACTTGACGGTTTACATGGACGTGGAATCGTGAAGTCTCCTTACAAGGAGTCAACTTTTAATATTTCCAAAACAGTGAATGTGTCAAGCTCGGACAAAGCCAGATTTCCCAAAGCAGTAACTCTAACGATTAAAGGCACAGTAGCGAAGGAAACTCCTCAGAAGGTGATTTTGTCAAAAGTCAAAGATCCAGCGTTAACCAAAGCGCCATCTGGTGTTCAGGAAGAAAGGCGTGTCATTACAAAAGTACCAGAATTCAAAGCAGTTAAAACGGGGAGCATGCTTAAGGAGAAACATGAAGAAAACCTAAACTTCACTTCACATAAAAAGGCCAGTGAAACTGCTAAACCAAGCCTACAACATCCGTCCAAAAATGATACAAAGGTGCCATCCAAGCCTGACTTGCTGGTTGATGGAACTCTCAGTAAGGCCCAACAGAACGCAGGATTTCTAAACAAGAGTGACCCTCATCCCATAAATTTCCAAATCCAGCTCACTCCAAAGCCCAAGGTTCAAAATGTGGAACCCAGTCAAGCTAAACAAGCTCccgttaaaaaaaaaggaggactCCACAAAGTGAAGGCCGTGGATATGACACTGAAGCCCAGAGATGCTCGAGCAGTGGGTCAGTTTGGACAAGCAGCATCTGTACCAAAGGACAAAGAGCATGAGGTGCAGAACCGCTGGAACGAAGGGTATTTCAACGTATACTTGAGTGACCAGATCCCTGTGGACCGATCTATCCCAGACACCCGCCCTGCGTTGTGAGTATAATGacagcctctatgtgatgtatTGATGCTGCTGGCTGTTGTAAAGTCTGTTGAGTTCAGACCATTATTTTGTTTAGGTGTTCCGAGAACGTGGTTCACGATGAGCTGCCGACCACAAGTGTGATCTTCTGCTTTGTGGACGAGGTGTGGTCCACGCTGCTCAGGTCTGTTCACAGTGTGCTCAATCGCTCACCACCCCACTTGCTCAAGGAGATCATCCTGGTAGATGACTTCAGCACCAAAAGTAGGTGTATGACCCACATGTGAGCTTTGTGAACAAAGCCTCTGTTGATGTGTTAGATGAAGTGGAAACTCAGATTTTTCTCTGTGCTTTCTTCCCCATAGACTCCTTGAAGGAACCATTAGACATCTACATGGCCCAGTTTCCTAAAGTGCGGATCATCCGTCTGAAGGAAAGGGAGGGTTTGATAAGAGCTCGGCTTGCAGGGGCTGCACAGGCCACtggtacttttttttaaattattcttaCAAGCAAAATTAGATCTTTATTCTGATGTGTTAGTCAGAATAGTGTTAATTTAGTTAGTGTTAATTTAGCTGTCTTCTGAATGTAGAGTGtttcttcccttttctttcAGGTGATGTGTTAACCTTTCTGGACTCTCACATTGAGTGCAATATAGGCTGGTTGGAACCCCTGCTTGAAAGAGTTTACTTGGACCGACGGAAAGTTGCCTGTCCAGTTATTGAAGTCATTAGTGACAAAGATATGAGGTAACCAATCATCATTCATACTGGGATGAGCAGAGAATGCATTGGCAGAGATTAGATTAAATATATGATTATACTTATATTATTACTTATTATACTTTCTGAGTTTGACCAGAGTTTTGTTTCACTTGAAGGAAATATTTTTAGTCTGACTTGTGCTGTTTGTGCAGTTATGTCCAGGTTGACAATTTCCAAAGAGGCATTTTTAAATGGCCCTTGGTGTTTGGGTGGAGTACCCTACCTGAAGATGTCATCAAGAAGAACCACATGAGGGATAGTGATCCTCTCAGGTAACATTTcatctctgtttttttgtttgtaaggTATTCAATGAGAATTTATTAAGTTAAATGGAATGTTGAATTTTACATACAAATAACCAGGAATGCTCCAACACCGTGATATGTTGACTCTGTTTTTGTCTCACTTGTTTCTTAGGTGTCCTGTTATGGCAGGAGGTCTCTTCTCTATTGATAAGAAGTACTTTTATGAGCTGGGATCGTATGACCCAGGTCTAGATGTGTGGGGTGGTGAGAACATGGAAATTTCATTCAAGGTAATTTTATGATGTGCTATGTTTTGTTAAATGACAGCAGTGTGGCCTATAGCAAGAGTACTTCTATGTTATCAGCTACTCCGTTTTCCTCACTGATGTCATTTTGCACAGATCTGGATGTGTGGAGGAGAAATCGAGATAATCCCTTGCTCCAGAGTCGGTCATATTTTCCGTGGCCAAAACCCCTACAAGTTCCCCAAAGATAGGCAGAAAACAGTGGAGCGTAACCTGGCCAGGGTGGCTGAGGTGTGGCTGGATGAGTACAAAGAGCTGTTCTACGGCCATGGCTACCACCATCTGCTGGACAAGTCTGTGATCAACATTGGGAACCTCACAGAGCAGGTTCAGCTTAGAGAGAAGCTCAAGTGCAAGAGCTTCAAGTGGTACTTGGAGAACATCTACCCAGACATGGAAGCTCCGCTAGTCAAGGCGGAAGGACTGGTAAGTGCACAAGACAGTGTTGTAcaaatttgtttttcatgtcgGACATTAAGTTGTCTTTCTTTTAGCAGGAGtccatgttgttgtttatttgcatCTGGTGGCTTGTGACACGGATGAGCACAAAGAGACAGTGTCATTGTTTTTTAACAAGACAAAAGAGTCCTTTTCTCGGACGGCAAGAACAACTGTGGCAGTGCTGTTCTGTCGCCTTGACTGTATTTGGCAAACGCCTTGTTTTTCTGGATTTGTAATCTACATGTCATCACGCCCTTTCTGATTAGACTTCCCTTAACAGTTGTTGATCTCCCTGTTGAGTCGTTGCTAACTATGATCACCATTTCTTCCCTCAGGTTTTTAATCTTGGAACTAGAAAATGTCTGGCCTTACAGAATAGAACCCTCCTTTTTGCAACCTGTGATCTTAGCAACCAGGTAATGGAGAGTTCAGGATTTCATTTAATAACACAAGCCAATTCTACTTTCTGATCCTTAACATTGGGACAACTAAAATAGAAGTATCAATACAATTGTGTGCTTGTGGCTGTGATTCAATGAGcgttttctctcctctgttcagAACCAGCACTTTAACTACACCTGGTTGAGGTTGATCCGACAGCAGGCCCTCTGTGTGGTGCCACAGGGCCTGGGAAACCGTGTCACCGTAGAGCCGTGTGACCACACCAAAACCCACCAGCGCTGGATGGTCAACTCCAATAAACTTCTGGTATGTTCTCTTGATAACTGCTTCCCCAgtgatttttgttttattttccccACATGTTTCCCACCCAGACTCTCTAAAAACGTTATTTCTTACGAGGGATGTTTTCATAATAAAAATGTCTTATTTTGTGTGTCATATCACACGCTGGATAAAAAAAGAACTAAAATCCCAGTGACTGTTTATTTGCAGCTCTGGACTCCACAGTTTATTTGGAAAGCCGTATTGAACATTGCAGTATTGTCTTGCTAGACATAAGGGTGCTGTGGAATCCGATTCAGAGAGCCCACAGAGGTTGCACAGACAGACTAACACGGTTCCTCTCTCTGTAGGCAGAACACATTATCGTGGAGAGCCATCCCCGCCGCATGTGTTTGGAGGCCGGGTCCAAAGGTGACGGGATCTATGTGAAGGACTGTTTCTCTGGCAGTGAGCTGCAGAAGTGGCAGTTCACACACAACTATGCGCAGTGACTTAAAAACGAAATACACTGGTGGATTTCTGCTGCcaaaacacagagacatccaTTTTTCTTTCCTATTGAGCATTTTCCTTAGTCTTACAAAAGACAGCTCTTAAATGTCAGTCAAATATGCATGCTGCTGGTGTAATGACATGGTGAGGGTAATTTTGGGACTGTGCAGTGTGCGTGTGGGCTTCTGCTTCTTACCCTCCTCCCTACAATGAGTAGCTATCCAAAGCAGAGTGATTTGAGTGACTGCTTATGTTTCTTTATTGATTATTTTTGGGTTCACTTGTTTTGGTGGATTTTCACAAATTATTCACAGGTCTGTGGTAGTGATTTTTCTTcaagaatatttttttctttaaagtgtAGTAACCTGAAAACTCCAAGTTGTACAACTTCCAAagcaatatatttttttcattctggGCAAACGGTCCTCTGTTTTCAGATCAGTACAGTTTTGGGATATTGTACTGGAGCCTCCCTCTCTGGAATACAAATGTTTAcaatgtgggtgtgtatgtgttcaggaGACTGGCTCTATTAA
Protein-coding regions in this window:
- the LOC105902687 gene encoding polypeptide N-acetylgalactosaminyltransferase 5; the encoded protein is MKIRKYFRGSGRVLAFVFVASVIWLLFDMAALRISINDVNSELLKELVVKERAALKRQATSRTHVENRLFKHPVQKVPVDLGNNVKNSKKYGKNMGEVYRMKQKPDIKEHNVAQNAAHPKPDRVTLHSAKSDTKIPVNHVLDGLHGRGIVKSPYKESTFNISKTVNVSSSDKARFPKAVTLTIKGTVAKETPQKVILSKVKDPALTKAPSGVQEERRVITKVPEFKAVKTGSMLKEKHEENLNFTSHKKASETAKPSLQHPSKNDTKVPSKPDLLVDGTLSKAQQNAGFLNKSDPHPINFQIQLTPKPKVQNVEPSQAKQAPVKKKGGLHKVKAVDMTLKPRDARAVGQFGQAASVPKDKEHEVQNRWNEGYFNVYLSDQIPVDRSIPDTRPALCSENVVHDELPTTSVIFCFVDEVWSTLLRSVHSVLNRSPPHLLKEIILVDDFSTKNSLKEPLDIYMAQFPKVRIIRLKEREGLIRARLAGAAQATGDVLTFLDSHIECNIGWLEPLLERVYLDRRKVACPVIEVISDKDMSYVQVDNFQRGIFKWPLVFGWSTLPEDVIKKNHMRDSDPLRCPVMAGGLFSIDKKYFYELGSYDPGLDVWGGENMEISFKIWMCGGEIEIIPCSRVGHIFRGQNPYKFPKDRQKTVERNLARVAEVWLDEYKELFYGHGYHHLLDKSVINIGNLTEQVQLREKLKCKSFKWYLENIYPDMEAPLVKAEGLVFNLGTRKCLALQNRTLLFATCDLSNQNQHFNYTWLRLIRQQALCVVPQGLGNRVTVEPCDHTKTHQRWMVNSNKLLAEHIIVESHPRRMCLEAGSKGDGIYVKDCFSGSELQKWQFTHNYAQ